In Subdoligranulum variabile, the genomic stretch CAAGCTGGAAAAGCTGGTCGCCACCATCCGAAGCCGGGAGATTTCCGCCTGCCTGGTCTTGCAGGCACAGAGCCAGCTCAAGGCCATCTACAAGGACAACGCCGACACCATCATCGGAAATATGGATTCTTCCATCTTCCTGGGCGGCAAGGAGCCGACCACGCTCAAAGAGCTGGAGGCCGTGCTGGGCAAGGAGACCATCGACACCTACAACACCGGCGAAAGCCGTGGGCGGGAGACTTCCCACTCGCTCAACTATCAAAAATTGGGGAAGGCGCTGATGAGCCAAGACGAGCTGGCCGTCATGGACGGCAGCAAGTGCATTTTGCAGCTGCGCGGTGTGCGGCCGTTCCTCTCGGACAAGTACGACATCACCCAGCACCCCAACTACAAGTACACCGCCGACGCCGACCCGAAGAACGCCTTTGATATTGAAGGCTATCTCAAGGCCCGGCTGAAGCTCAAACCCAACCAGGTCTGCGACGTGTATGAGATCGACGCCGCAGCCAACGAATGATGCTCCGCTGTGAAAGGAGGGGTCCTATCTATCCGCCACAACCGCCCCGCTGGGGCCATCGGCGTACAAAGCGGACGATCTCTATCAAAATAATGAAAAAGGAGGAAGGCCGGAATCAGCCAGCCCGGAAATCGGGCGGCGATTGTCCGGCTTTTGTATGCCTATGAACCATAACTAATCAATCTTTTTCAAATGATTCCGGCCAACTTTATTTATGGAATTTTTCAATCAGGCAATCACCGTTCTCCAGACCCTCGTTATCGCCCTCGGTGCCGGTCTCGGCGTGTGGGGCGTCATCAACCTGCTGGAAGGTTACGGCAACGACAACCCCGGTGCCAAAAGCCAGGGCATGAAACAGCTCATGGCCGGCGCGGGTGTCGCTATCGTCGGCATGGTGCTGGTGCCCCTGCTGTCCGGCCTGTTCACCGTCTGATCGTTACCCGCTGAAATCCTCGCCCCCTCCCGCTGTGCACGGGAGGGGCAGAAAGGAGGTTTGACACCGTATGGATTTCTTATTGGATGCCCTGACCAACTGGCTGAAGGAAATGCTGGTGGGCGGCATCATGGGAAACTTAACGGGGATGTTCGACAGCGTGAACCAGCAGGTCGCGGATATATCCGTACAGGTGGGCCAGACCCCGCAGGGCTGGAACGGCGACATTTTCAACATGATCCAGAGCCTCTCCAACTCCATCATGGTGCCGATTGCAGGCGTGATCCTGGCCATCGTGATGACGCTGGAGCTGATCCAGATGATTACCGACCGCAACAACCTGCATGATGTGGACACCTGGATGATCTTCAAATGGGTGTTCAAATCCGCCGCCGTGATTTTGCTGGTCACCAACACCTGGAACCTCGTCATGGGCGTGTTCGACATGGCCCAAAGCGTGGTGGCCCAAGCGTCCGGCATCATCGGCTCGGACGCTTCCATCGACATCTCCGCCGTCATGACCGATATGGAGTCCCGGCTGATGGATATGGACCTGGGGCCGCTGTTCGGCCTGTGGTTCCAGTCGCTCTTTATCGGCATTACCATGTGGGCGCTGTATATCTGCATTTTTATCGTGATTTATGGCCGTATGATCGAAATTTACCTGGTCACATCGGTGGCCCCCATCCCAATGGCGACCATGATGGGCAAGGAATGGGGCGGCATGGGCCAGAACTACTTGCGCAGCCTGCTGGCCCTGGGCTTCCAGGCGTTTTTGATTATCGTCTGTGTGGCGATCTACGCCGTACTGGTGCAGAACATCGCCACCGAGGAGGACATCATCATGGCGATTTGGAGCTGCGTGGGCTATACCGTGCTGCTGTGCTTCACACTGTTCAAAACCGGCAGTCTCGCGAAAGCAGTGTTTCAGGCGCACTGAGCCAGGAAGGAGGAAACGCAAAATGGCTTATGTACCCGTACC encodes the following:
- a CDS encoding Maff2 family mobile element protein, whose product is MEFFNQAITVLQTLVIALGAGLGVWGVINLLEGYGNDNPGAKSQGMKQLMAGAGVAIVGMVLVPLLSGLFTV
- a CDS encoding VirB6/TrbL-like conjugal transfer protein, CD1112 family, with product MDFLLDALTNWLKEMLVGGIMGNLTGMFDSVNQQVADISVQVGQTPQGWNGDIFNMIQSLSNSIMVPIAGVILAIVMTLELIQMITDRNNLHDVDTWMIFKWVFKSAAVILLVTNTWNLVMGVFDMAQSVVAQASGIIGSDASIDISAVMTDMESRLMDMDLGPLFGLWFQSLFIGITMWALYICIFIVIYGRMIEIYLVTSVAPIPMATMMGKEWGGMGQNYLRSLLALGFQAFLIIVCVAIYAVLVQNIATEEDIIMAIWSCVGYTVLLCFTLFKTGSLAKAVFQAH